The following is a genomic window from Amycolatopsis acidiphila.
CTGTCCGACGAGCGGCGCGCCGAGCTCAGGGCCCTCATCCGTGACGGGCACCGGGCCAAGAACCACCTGCTGGAGGCCAACCTGCGGCTGGTCGTGTCGCTGGCCAAGCGCTACACGGGCCGCGGCATGCCGCTGCTGGACTTGATCCAGGAGGGGAACCTGGGTCTCATCCGCGCGGTGGAGAAGTTCGACTACTCCAAGGGGTTCAAGTTCTCCACCTACGCGACCTGGTGGATCCGGCAGGCGATCACCCGCGGCATGGCCGACCAGGGCCGCACCATCCGCCTTCCCGTGCACCTCGTCGAGCAGGTGAACAAGCTCGCCCGGATCAAGCGCGACCTGCACCAGCAGCTCGGCCGTGAGGCCACCCACGAGGAGCTGGCCGCGGAGTCGGGCATCCCGGCCGAAAAGATCGGCGACCTGCTCGACCACGCGCGCGACCCGGTGAGCCTGGACATGCCCGTGGGCACCGAGGAGGACGCCCCGCTGGGCGACTTCATCGAGGACTCCGAGGCGACCGACGCCGAGAGCGCGGTCATCTCCGGCCTGCTGCAGGACGACCTGCGCCGGGTGCTGGGCACCCTCGACGACCGCGAGCAGTCGGTGATCCGGCTGCGCTACGGCCTCGACGACGGGCAGCCGCGCACGCTGGACCAGATCGGCAAGCACTTCGGCCTCTCCCGGGAGCGGGTCCGGCAGATCGAGCGCGAGGTCATGGCGAAGCTGCGCCAGGGCGAGCGTGCCGAGCGGTTGCGCGCCTACGCCAGCTGATCACCCTGTGAAACTGTCGCTTTACCCAAACGGCAGCGTTGACATATGACGTAGGTCACGAGACGGTCGAAGCAACGCACTCGGCGGACGCACGTCCTTCCCTGTGCGAGCTTCGCGAGGGGCGCTCCGGCGCCCACTCGCTTTCCCCGGAAGGTCGGGTCCGTCGGGGTGGGCCCGGCCTTCCGACTATTTCCCGGGTCCTCCGCGCACCGGAGTAGTTCTTCCCCACACCGCACGGTCAGCGCCAGGTTTCGCGTTGTAACGTCGGTTCCCACCCGAACCGCCGCGCAAGGGAGCCGTGCGTGACCGCCACCACCACCTCGTTCCAGTACACCGACGTGCTGCCGCTCGCCCCGGACAACCACACCGAGTACCGGCTCGTCACGCCGGACGGCGTCCGGGTCGTGGAAGCCGGCGGGCGCAAGTTCCTCGAAGTGCAGCCCGAAGCGCTGACCCAGCTGGCGCGCACGGCCATCACCGACATCCAGCACCTGCTGCGCTCCTCGCACCTGGCGCAGCTGCGCGCGATCGTCGACGACCCCGAAGCCAGCGGCAACGACCGGTTCGTCGCGATGGACCTGCTGCGCAACGCCGCCATCTCCGCGGGCGGGGTGCTGCCGATGTGCCAGGACACCGGTACCGCGATCGTCATCGGCAAGCGCAGCGAAGGCGTGCTCACCGGCGGCGACGACGAGCGGGCGCTCGCCAGGGGCGTCTTCGACGCCTACCAGGAGCTGAACCTGCGCTACTCGCAGATGGCGCCGGTGAACTTCTGGGAGGAGCGCAACACCGGGACGAACCTGCCGGCGCAGATCGAGCTGTACCACAAGGACAACACGGCCGGCCAGTCCGCGCCGTCGTACGAGTTCCTGTTCATGGCCAAGGGCGGCGGCAGCGCGAACAAGACGTTCCTGTACCAGGAGACCAAGGCCGTGCTGAACCCGAAGCGGCTGGCCCGGTTCCTGGACGAGAAGCTGCGCGGCCTCGGCACCGCCGCCTGCCCACCCTACCACCTGGCGATCGTCGTCGGCGGCATGTCGGCCGAGTTCAATCTCAAGACCGCCAAGCTCGCCTCCGCGCGCTACCTGGACGACCTGCCGCAGGAGGGCTCCGAGCTGGGCCACGGGTTCCGGGACGTGGACCTCGAACAGCAGGTGCTGGAGATGACCCGGCAGTTCGGCATCGGCGCCCAGTTCGGCGGCAAGTACTTCTGCCACGACGTGCGCGTCATCCGGCTGCCCCGGCACGGCGCCTCCTGCCCGGTCGGGATCGCCGTGTCCTGCTCGGCGGACCGCCAGGCCAAGGCGAAGATCACCGCCGACGGCGTGTTCATCGAGCAGCTCGAACGCGACCCGGCCCGGTTCCTGCCGGAGGTCACCGAGGGCCAGCTGTCGGAGGAGGTCGTCAGCGTCGACCTGAACCGGCCGATGAGCGAGATCCGCGCGCAGCTGTCCGCGCTGCCGGTGAAGACGCGGCTGTCGCTGACCGGTCCGCTGGTCGTGGCGCGCGACATCGCGCACGCGAAGATCGCCGAGCGGCTCGACGCGGGCGAGGAGATGCCGCAGTACCTGAAGGACCACCCCGTCTACTACGCCGGCCCGGCGAAGACCCCGGAGGGCTACGCCTCGGGCTCGTTCGG
Proteins encoded in this region:
- a CDS encoding sigma-70 family RNA polymerase sigma factor; amino-acid sequence: MSVQTLERKTRRPRERAVREPASEPALESSVRVPPNLDADLDAQGPAADLVRVYLNGIGKTALLSAADEVELAKRIEAGVFAQHMLETAPKLSDERRAELRALIRDGHRAKNHLLEANLRLVVSLAKRYTGRGMPLLDLIQEGNLGLIRAVEKFDYSKGFKFSTYATWWIRQAITRGMADQGRTIRLPVHLVEQVNKLARIKRDLHQQLGREATHEELAAESGIPAEKIGDLLDHARDPVSLDMPVGTEEDAPLGDFIEDSEATDAESAVISGLLQDDLRRVLGTLDDREQSVIRLRYGLDDGQPRTLDQIGKHFGLSRERVRQIEREVMAKLRQGERAERLRAYAS
- a CDS encoding fumarate hydratase: MTATTTSFQYTDVLPLAPDNHTEYRLVTPDGVRVVEAGGRKFLEVQPEALTQLARTAITDIQHLLRSSHLAQLRAIVDDPEASGNDRFVAMDLLRNAAISAGGVLPMCQDTGTAIVIGKRSEGVLTGGDDERALARGVFDAYQELNLRYSQMAPVNFWEERNTGTNLPAQIELYHKDNTAGQSAPSYEFLFMAKGGGSANKTFLYQETKAVLNPKRLARFLDEKLRGLGTAACPPYHLAIVVGGMSAEFNLKTAKLASARYLDDLPQEGSELGHGFRDVDLEQQVLEMTRQFGIGAQFGGKYFCHDVRVIRLPRHGASCPVGIAVSCSADRQAKAKITADGVFIEQLERDPARFLPEVTEGQLSEEVVSVDLNRPMSEIRAQLSALPVKTRLSLTGPLVVARDIAHAKIAERLDAGEEMPQYLKDHPVYYAGPAKTPEGYASGSFGPTTAGRMDSYVAQFQAAGGSLVMLAKGNRSKQVTAACREHGGFYLGSIGGPAARLAQDCIKQVDVLEYPELGMEAVWKIEVEDFPAFIVIDDKGNDFFAETAEPVLQISFRS